A region of Mycolicibacterium brumae DNA encodes the following proteins:
- a CDS encoding catalase — MIDSPDPKQRQLDTVRENAADGHLTTAQGVLVDDTENALTVGDRGPTLLEDFQAREKITHFDHERIPERVVHARGAGAYGYFEPYDDRLAEHTAAKFLTTPGRRTPVFVRFSTVAGSRGSADTVRDIRGFATKFYTEEGNYDLVGNNAPVFFIQDGIKFPDFVHAVKPEPHNEIPQAASAHDTLWDFVSLQPETLHAIMWAMSDRALPRSYRMMQGFGVHTFRLVNDAGKGVFVKFHWTPKLGVHSLLWDECQKVAGNDPDFHRRDLWDAIAAGDFPEWELGVQLVAEEDEFDFPFDLLDATKIIPEELAPVLPVGRMVLDRNPDNFFAETEQVAFHTANLVPGIDFTNDPLLQFRNFSYLDTQLIRLGGPNFAHLPVNRPVAPTNSNQRDGYSQHAIHRGATAYHPNTVGGGCPAIAGEGVYRHYTEKVEGQKIRRRSPSFADHYSQARLFWQSMSAAEADHIVAAFSFELGKVAADSGIRERTVAELAKVSRCLAERVANRLGLPAPEGSEAFAENSLAPSSALSQTAYVPDTIATRRIAILAADGVDAVGLARVADALRERGAVTEVLSIRHGGVITGRDGEEVTVDRGIATMASVLYDAVLVPGGAESVDQLACDGQTAHFVTEAFKHLKTIGAFGDGRRLLQIAGVGSHLADDETDDGVVTDDGVISCAADDSDIPAEFAEQFAAALARHRAWDRTVDAVPA; from the coding sequence ATGATCGACAGCCCCGATCCCAAGCAACGTCAACTCGACACCGTCCGCGAGAACGCGGCCGACGGCCACCTCACCACCGCGCAGGGGGTGCTCGTCGACGACACCGAAAACGCGCTGACCGTCGGCGACCGCGGCCCCACCCTGTTGGAGGATTTCCAGGCCCGCGAGAAGATCACCCACTTCGACCACGAACGGATCCCCGAGCGGGTGGTGCACGCCCGCGGCGCGGGCGCGTACGGCTACTTCGAGCCCTACGACGACCGTCTGGCCGAACACACCGCCGCGAAGTTCCTCACCACCCCCGGGCGGCGCACCCCGGTGTTCGTGCGGTTCTCCACCGTGGCGGGTTCGCGCGGGTCGGCCGACACGGTTCGCGACATCCGCGGGTTCGCCACCAAGTTCTACACCGAGGAAGGCAACTACGACCTGGTCGGCAACAACGCGCCGGTGTTCTTCATCCAGGACGGGATCAAGTTCCCGGACTTCGTGCACGCGGTGAAACCCGAGCCGCACAACGAGATCCCGCAGGCGGCCTCCGCGCACGACACGCTGTGGGACTTCGTCTCGCTGCAGCCGGAGACGCTGCACGCCATCATGTGGGCGATGTCGGACCGGGCCCTGCCGCGCAGCTACCGGATGATGCAGGGCTTCGGCGTGCACACCTTCCGGCTGGTCAACGACGCCGGCAAGGGTGTTTTCGTGAAGTTCCACTGGACTCCGAAGCTCGGGGTGCACTCGCTGCTGTGGGACGAATGCCAGAAGGTGGCGGGCAATGACCCGGACTTCCACCGCCGCGACCTGTGGGACGCCATCGCCGCCGGGGACTTCCCGGAGTGGGAACTCGGCGTGCAGCTCGTCGCCGAGGAGGACGAGTTCGATTTCCCGTTCGACCTGCTCGACGCCACCAAGATCATCCCGGAGGAGCTGGCGCCGGTGCTGCCCGTCGGCCGGATGGTGCTGGACCGCAATCCGGACAACTTCTTCGCCGAGACCGAGCAGGTGGCGTTCCACACCGCCAACCTGGTGCCGGGAATCGACTTCACCAACGACCCGCTGCTGCAGTTCCGCAACTTCTCCTACCTGGACACCCAGCTGATCCGGCTCGGCGGGCCGAACTTCGCCCACCTGCCGGTGAACCGCCCGGTCGCCCCGACCAACAGCAATCAGCGCGACGGCTACAGCCAGCACGCCATTCACCGCGGTGCGACCGCCTACCACCCGAACACCGTCGGCGGCGGCTGCCCGGCCATCGCCGGCGAAGGCGTCTACCGGCACTACACCGAGAAGGTGGAGGGGCAGAAAATCCGGCGCCGCTCACCGAGCTTCGCCGACCACTACAGCCAGGCCCGGCTGTTCTGGCAGTCGATGTCGGCGGCCGAAGCCGACCACATCGTGGCCGCGTTCTCCTTCGAACTCGGCAAGGTCGCCGCCGACAGCGGCATCCGGGAGCGGACCGTCGCCGAACTGGCCAAGGTGTCGCGGTGTCTGGCCGAGCGGGTCGCCAATCGGCTGGGCCTGCCCGCCCCGGAGGGGTCCGAGGCGTTCGCGGAGAACAGCTTGGCGCCGTCGTCGGCGCTGTCGCAGACCGCGTACGTCCCGGACACCATCGCCACCCGGCGGATCGCGATCCTGGCGGCCGACGGCGTCGACGCGGTGGGCCTGGCCCGGGTGGCCGACGCGTTGCGCGAACGCGGCGCGGTCACCGAGGTGCTCAGCATCCGGCACGGTGGCGTGATCACCGGCCGCGACGGCGAGGAGGTCACCGTCGACCGCGGCATCGCCACCATGGCGTCGGTGCTCTACGACGCGGTGCTGGTGCCCGGCGGCGCCGAATCGGTCGACCAGCTGGCCTGCGACGGCCAGACCGCGCATTTCGTCACCGAGGCGTTCAAACACCTCAAAACCATCGGAGCCTTCGGCGATGGGCGCCGACTGCTGCAGATCGCCGGTGTCGGCAGCCACCTCGCCGACGACGAGACCGACGACGGCGTCGTCACCGATGACGGCGTGATCAGTTGCGCGGCAGACGATTCCGATATCCCGGCGGAGTTCGCGGAGCAGTTCGCCGCCGCCCTGGCGCGGCATCGGGCCTGGGATCGGACCGTCGACGCGGTGCCGGCCTAA
- a CDS encoding PAC2 family protein: MTTPEDSELPELRDTIVVVAFEGWNDAGDAATDAVEHLDAIWEARRIAEIDDEDYYDYQVNRPVIRQIDGVTRAIEWPSMRVSQCRPPGADRDIVLMRGVEPNMRWRSFCAELLEIVVAVNADTVVILGALLADTPHTRPVPVSGAAYSPDSAKYFGLEETRYEGPTGITGVFQDACVTAGIPAVTFWAAVPHYVSQAPSPKATVALLRRLEEVLDLEVPLGDLPAQAEEWEETVSEMTAEDDEIAEYVASLEERGDAEVDLSEQFGKIDGDALAAEFERYLRRRRS; this comes from the coding sequence GTGACCACGCCGGAGGACAGCGAGCTGCCCGAACTGCGCGACACCATCGTCGTCGTGGCGTTCGAGGGCTGGAACGACGCCGGGGACGCCGCCACCGACGCAGTGGAGCACCTCGACGCCATCTGGGAGGCCCGCCGGATCGCCGAGATCGACGACGAGGACTACTACGACTACCAGGTGAACCGGCCGGTGATCCGGCAGATCGACGGCGTGACTCGGGCCATCGAGTGGCCGTCGATGCGGGTGTCGCAGTGCCGGCCGCCCGGCGCGGACCGCGACATCGTGCTGATGCGCGGTGTCGAGCCGAATATGCGCTGGCGCAGCTTCTGCGCGGAGCTGCTGGAGATCGTCGTCGCCGTCAACGCCGACACCGTCGTCATCCTGGGCGCGCTGCTGGCCGACACCCCGCACACCCGCCCGGTGCCGGTGTCGGGGGCGGCCTACTCCCCCGACTCGGCCAAGTACTTCGGCCTGGAGGAGACCCGCTACGAGGGTCCGACCGGCATCACCGGGGTGTTCCAGGACGCCTGCGTGACGGCCGGCATCCCGGCGGTGACGTTCTGGGCGGCGGTGCCGCACTACGTGTCGCAGGCCCCCAGCCCCAAGGCGACGGTGGCGCTGCTGCGCCGGCTCGAGGAGGTCCTCGACCTGGAGGTTCCGCTCGGAGACCTGCCCGCCCAGGCCGAGGAGTGGGAAGAGACCGTCTCGGAGATGACCGCCGAGGACGACGAGATCGCCGAGTACGTGGCGTCGCTGGAGGAACGCGGCGACGCCGAGGTGGATCTGAGCGAGCAGTTCGGCAAGATCGACGGCGACGCGCTGGCCGCGGAGTTCGAACGCTACCTGCGCCGCCGGCGAAGCTAG
- the metH gene encoding methionine synthase yields the protein MSTPQSNSFEPLTRPDCTVELTETLGRRIMVIDGAMGTAIQRERPDEAGYRGDRFTEWPTALQGNNDLLTLTQPQIIAGIHREYLEAGADILETNTFNANAISLADYDMAELAYELNYAGAALARAACDEFATPTRPRYVAGAIGPTTRTASISPDVNDPGARNVSYDQLVAAYLEAAAGLVDGGSDILMIETIFDSLNAKAAVFAVETLFEQRGRRWPVIISGTITDASGRTLSGQVTEAFWNSIRHAKPLAVGLNCALGAPEMRPYIAEMARIADTYVSCYPNAGLPNAFGEYDEDPERQAAYLAEFADAGLVNLVGGCCGTAPEHIAEIAKVVDGKAPRTLPDVEVATRLSGLEPLNITDDSLFVNIGERTNITGSARFRNLIKAEDYDTALSVALQQVEVGAQVIDINMDEGMIDGVAAMDRFTKLVAAEPDISRVPVMIDSSKWEVIEAGLKNVQGKPIVNSISMKEGEEKFIREARLCRKYGAAVVVMAFDEQGQADNLERRKEICGRAYRILTEQVGFPAEDIIFDPNCFALATGIEEHATYGIDFIEACAWIKENLPGVHISGGISNVSFSFRGNNPVREAIHAVFLFHAIKAGLDMGIVNAGALVPYDSIDAELRDRIEDVVLNRRPDAAERLLEIAEKFNSSEKAEDPAAAEWRSLPVRERITHALVKGIDAHVNDDTEELRAEIAAAGGRPIEVIEGPLMDGMNVVGDLFGAGKMFLPQVVKSARVMKKAVAYLLPYIEAEKQPGDAERTNGTIVMATVKGDVHDIGKNIVGVVLQCNNYTVIDLGVMVPAEKILNAAREYDADIIGLSGLITPSLDEMSNFAVEMEREGLEIPLLIGGATTSRAHTAVKIAPRRKGPTVWVKDASRSVPVAAALLDDKQRPALLEATAKDYAALRDRHAKKGERPMLTLEKARANRTPIEWEGYTPPVPAQGLGVREFLDYDLAELREFIDWQPFFNAWEMKGRFPDILNNPATGETARKLYDDAQQMLDAAIAQKWLRANGVIGFFPANAVGDDVEVYTDETRTEVLTVLHNLRQQGEHRPGIPNRSLGDFIAPRDTGLADYVGAFAVTAGLGSTDKIMEFKADLDDYSAILLESLADRLAEAFAERMHQRVRTELWAYQPDEQLDNDALIGEKYVGIRPAPGYPACPEHTEKTTIWELLDVRERAGIELTDSMAMWPGASVSGWYFAHPQSQYFVVGRLSQDQVADYARRKGWTLAEGERWLSSNLAYNPED from the coding sequence GTGAGCACCCCGCAGTCGAATTCCTTCGAACCGCTGACCCGCCCGGATTGCACCGTCGAGCTGACGGAGACACTGGGCCGGCGGATCATGGTGATCGACGGCGCGATGGGCACCGCGATCCAGCGCGAGCGGCCCGACGAGGCCGGCTACCGTGGCGACCGGTTCACCGAATGGCCGACCGCGCTGCAGGGCAACAACGACCTGCTGACCCTGACCCAGCCGCAGATCATCGCCGGGATCCACCGCGAGTACCTCGAGGCGGGCGCGGACATCCTGGAGACCAACACCTTCAACGCGAACGCGATCTCGCTGGCCGATTACGACATGGCCGAGCTGGCCTACGAGCTGAACTACGCCGGCGCCGCGCTGGCCCGGGCGGCCTGCGACGAGTTCGCCACGCCCACGCGGCCCCGCTACGTCGCCGGCGCGATCGGGCCGACGACGCGGACCGCGTCGATCTCCCCGGACGTCAATGACCCGGGCGCCCGCAACGTCTCCTACGACCAGCTGGTCGCGGCGTATCTGGAGGCTGCCGCCGGGCTGGTCGACGGCGGCTCGGACATCCTGATGATCGAGACGATCTTCGACTCGCTGAACGCCAAGGCCGCGGTGTTCGCCGTGGAGACGCTGTTCGAGCAGCGCGGGCGGCGCTGGCCGGTGATCATCTCCGGCACCATCACCGACGCCTCCGGCCGGACGCTGTCGGGCCAGGTCACCGAGGCGTTCTGGAACTCGATCCGGCATGCGAAACCGCTCGCGGTGGGCCTGAACTGCGCGTTGGGCGCCCCGGAGATGCGGCCCTACATCGCCGAGATGGCGCGCATCGCCGACACCTACGTCTCCTGCTACCCGAACGCGGGCCTGCCGAACGCGTTCGGCGAGTACGACGAGGACCCGGAGCGCCAGGCGGCCTATCTCGCCGAGTTCGCCGACGCCGGCCTGGTCAACCTGGTCGGCGGTTGCTGCGGCACGGCGCCGGAGCACATCGCCGAGATCGCGAAGGTCGTCGACGGCAAGGCGCCCAGGACATTGCCGGACGTCGAGGTGGCCACCCGGCTGTCCGGACTGGAGCCGCTGAACATCACCGACGACTCGCTGTTCGTAAACATCGGTGAGCGCACCAACATCACCGGGTCGGCCCGGTTCCGCAACCTGATCAAGGCCGAGGACTACGACACCGCGCTGTCGGTGGCGCTGCAGCAGGTCGAGGTCGGCGCGCAGGTCATCGACATCAATATGGACGAGGGCATGATCGACGGCGTCGCCGCGATGGACCGCTTCACCAAGCTGGTCGCCGCCGAGCCCGACATCTCCCGGGTGCCGGTGATGATCGACTCCTCCAAGTGGGAGGTCATCGAGGCGGGCCTGAAGAACGTTCAGGGCAAGCCGATCGTCAACTCGATTTCCATGAAGGAGGGCGAGGAGAAGTTCATCCGCGAGGCCCGGCTGTGCCGCAAGTACGGCGCCGCCGTGGTGGTGATGGCCTTCGACGAGCAGGGCCAGGCCGACAACCTGGAGCGGCGCAAAGAGATCTGCGGCCGCGCCTACCGGATCCTGACCGAGCAGGTCGGCTTCCCGGCCGAGGACATCATCTTCGACCCGAACTGCTTCGCGCTGGCCACCGGCATCGAGGAACACGCCACCTACGGCATCGACTTCATCGAGGCGTGCGCCTGGATCAAGGAGAACCTGCCCGGGGTGCACATCTCCGGCGGCATCTCCAACGTGTCGTTCTCGTTCCGCGGCAACAACCCGGTCCGCGAGGCCATCCACGCGGTGTTCCTGTTCCACGCCATCAAGGCCGGCCTGGACATGGGCATCGTCAACGCCGGCGCGTTGGTCCCGTATGACTCGATCGACGCCGAACTGCGGGACCGGATCGAGGACGTGGTGCTCAACCGCCGGCCCGACGCCGCCGAACGGCTGCTGGAGATCGCCGAGAAGTTCAACAGCTCGGAGAAAGCCGAGGATCCGGCGGCCGCCGAATGGCGCAGCCTGCCGGTCCGCGAGCGGATCACCCACGCCCTGGTCAAGGGCATCGACGCGCACGTCAACGACGACACCGAGGAACTGCGCGCCGAGATCGCCGCCGCCGGTGGCCGGCCGATCGAGGTGATCGAGGGCCCGCTGATGGACGGTATGAACGTCGTCGGCGACCTGTTCGGCGCGGGCAAGATGTTCCTGCCGCAGGTGGTCAAGTCCGCCCGGGTGATGAAGAAGGCCGTCGCCTACCTACTGCCCTACATCGAGGCCGAGAAACAGCCCGGCGACGCCGAGCGCACCAACGGCACGATCGTGATGGCGACGGTGAAGGGCGATGTGCACGACATCGGCAAGAACATCGTCGGGGTGGTGTTGCAGTGCAACAACTACACCGTGATCGACCTCGGCGTGATGGTGCCGGCGGAGAAGATCCTCAACGCGGCAAGGGAATACGACGCCGACATCATCGGGTTGTCCGGCCTGATCACCCCGTCGCTGGACGAGATGAGCAACTTCGCCGTCGAGATGGAACGCGAAGGGTTGGAGATTCCGCTGCTGATCGGCGGCGCGACCACCTCCCGCGCGCACACCGCGGTGAAGATCGCGCCGCGCCGCAAAGGCCCGACGGTGTGGGTCAAGGACGCGTCCCGCTCGGTGCCCGTCGCCGCGGCGCTGCTGGACGACAAGCAGCGCCCGGCGCTGCTGGAGGCCACCGCGAAAGACTATGCGGCCCTGCGTGATCGGCACGCCAAGAAGGGCGAGCGGCCGATGCTGACGCTGGAGAAGGCGCGGGCGAACCGGACCCCGATCGAGTGGGAGGGCTACACCCCGCCGGTCCCCGCCCAGGGCCTCGGGGTGCGCGAGTTCCTCGACTACGACCTCGCCGAACTGCGCGAATTCATCGACTGGCAGCCGTTTTTCAACGCCTGGGAGATGAAGGGGCGATTCCCGGACATCCTCAACAACCCGGCCACCGGCGAGACCGCCCGCAAGCTCTACGACGACGCCCAGCAGATGCTGGACGCCGCGATCGCGCAGAAGTGGCTGCGGGCCAACGGGGTGATCGGTTTCTTCCCGGCCAACGCCGTCGGCGACGACGTCGAGGTCTACACCGACGAGACCCGCACCGAGGTGCTGACGGTGCTGCACAACCTGCGGCAGCAGGGCGAGCACCGGCCTGGCATCCCGAACCGGTCGCTGGGCGACTTCATCGCGCCGCGCGACACCGGGCTGGCCGACTACGTCGGCGCGTTCGCCGTCACCGCCGGCCTCGGCAGCACCGACAAGATCATGGAGTTCAAGGCCGACCTGGACGATTACAGCGCGATCCTGCTGGAGTCGCTGGCCGACCGGCTCGCCGAGGCGTTCGCCGAGCGGATGCACCAGCGGGTGCGGACCGAGCTGTGGGCGTATCAGCCCGATGAGCAGCTCGACAATGACGCGCTGATCGGTGAGAAGTACGTCGGCATCCGGCCCGCCCCGGGGTATCCGGCGTGCCCGGAGCACACCGAGAAGACGACCATCTGGGAGTTGCTGGACGTCCGCGAGCGCGCCGGCATCGAGCTGACCGATTCGATGGCGATGTGGCCGGGCGCCTCGGTCAGCGGTTGGTACTTCGCGCATCCGCAGTCGCAGTACTTTGTGGTGGGGAGGTTGTCCCAGGACCAGGTCGCCGATTACGCCAGACGCAAGGGCTGGACGCTGGCCGAGGGCGAGCGCTGGCTGTCGTCGAACCTCGCCTACAACCCGGAGGACTGA
- a CDS encoding HAD family hydrolase: MRAVLWDMDGTLVDSEKLWDIAIEELYGRYDRKLTPEIRHATLGGSSETVMEIVYADLGLEPIPADMAATADWVHDYVGELFSAGAIWCPGAQPMLDALAAAGVPTALVTNTRRDLTEKMLDGIGRHYFSATVCGDEVPEGKPAPHIYLRAAELLGFAAADCLAVEDSITGSAAATAAGCPVLVIPNAIVVPHGPRRAFADSLDGLSPTDLRDIYAALRDAEDERTA; this comes from the coding sequence ATGCGCGCCGTGCTGTGGGATATGGACGGGACCCTCGTCGACTCCGAGAAGCTGTGGGACATCGCGATCGAGGAGCTCTACGGTCGCTATGACCGGAAACTGACCCCGGAGATCCGGCACGCCACCCTCGGCGGGTCGAGTGAGACCGTGATGGAGATCGTCTACGCCGACCTGGGGTTGGAGCCGATTCCGGCGGATATGGCGGCGACCGCCGACTGGGTGCATGACTACGTCGGTGAGCTGTTCTCGGCGGGCGCCATCTGGTGCCCGGGCGCGCAACCGATGCTGGACGCGCTGGCGGCGGCGGGGGTGCCGACCGCGTTGGTGACCAACACCCGCCGGGACCTGACCGAGAAGATGCTCGACGGCATTGGGCGGCACTACTTTTCGGCGACCGTCTGCGGCGACGAGGTGCCCGAGGGCAAACCCGCCCCGCACATCTACCTGCGCGCCGCTGAGCTGCTGGGCTTCGCGGCGGCCGACTGTCTGGCAGTGGAGGATTCGATCACCGGCTCGGCGGCGGCGACCGCGGCCGGCTGCCCGGTGCTGGTGATTCCCAACGCCATTGTGGTGCCCCACGGGCCGCGCCGGGCGTTCGCCGACTCCCTGGACGGGCTGTCACCGACGGATCTGCGCGATATCTACGCCGCGCTGCGCGACGCCGAGGATGAACGAACCGCCTGA
- a CDS encoding sugar porter family MFS transporter codes for MSHGPVGGDGPSIYEDTGEKGGGGRVVLIAAVAAMGGLLFGYDSAVINGAVGAVQKEWNVSNLALGIAVAAALLGAALGALVAGRLADRIGRLAVMKIAALLFLISAFGTGLAPEIFTLGFFRVVGGLGVGVASVIAPAYIAETSPPHIRGRLGSLQQLAIVSGIFISLAVDALLVELAGGSAQSELWLGMQAWRWMFLMMAVPAVVYGLLSFTIPESPRYLIAKFRIPEARKVLTMLLGEKNLELTIVRIQESLQSDKPPSWKDLRKPTGGLYGIVWVGVGLSVFQQFVGINVIFYYSVVLWQAVGFDESQSFTITVITSIVNIATTLIAIALIDKIGRKPLLLIGSAGMTLSLGIMAIIFGFFAETGADGHVSLPGAAGTIALVAANLFVVAFGMSWGPVVWVLLGEMFPNRIRAAALGLAASAQWVSNAIITTTFPGLRDFLGGAYGFYAICAALSFVFVWKFVRETKGKNLEDMHAEIMKD; via the coding sequence ATGTCTCACGGTCCAGTAGGTGGTGACGGCCCCTCGATCTACGAAGACACCGGGGAGAAGGGCGGCGGCGGTCGCGTCGTCCTGATCGCCGCGGTGGCCGCCATGGGCGGTCTGCTCTTCGGTTACGACAGCGCCGTCATCAACGGCGCGGTCGGCGCCGTGCAGAAGGAATGGAACGTCAGCAACCTGGCGCTGGGCATCGCGGTGGCCGCCGCGCTGCTGGGCGCGGCGCTCGGCGCGCTGGTCGCCGGCCGGCTGGCGGACCGCATCGGCCGCCTCGCCGTCATGAAGATCGCCGCGCTGCTGTTCCTGATCAGCGCGTTCGGCACCGGTTTGGCGCCGGAGATCTTCACCCTCGGCTTCTTCCGGGTGGTCGGCGGTCTGGGCGTCGGCGTGGCGTCGGTGATCGCCCCGGCCTACATCGCCGAAACGTCGCCGCCGCACATCCGCGGCCGGCTCGGCTCGCTGCAGCAGCTGGCGATCGTCAGCGGCATCTTCATCTCGCTGGCCGTCGACGCGCTGCTGGTGGAACTGGCCGGCGGGTCCGCGCAGTCCGAACTGTGGCTGGGCATGCAGGCCTGGCGCTGGATGTTCCTGATGATGGCCGTGCCCGCCGTGGTCTACGGCCTGCTGTCGTTCACCATCCCCGAGTCGCCGCGCTACCTGATCGCGAAGTTCCGGATCCCCGAGGCGCGCAAGGTGCTCACCATGCTGCTCGGCGAGAAGAACCTGGAACTGACCATCGTCCGCATCCAGGAGTCGCTGCAGTCCGACAAGCCGCCGTCATGGAAGGACCTGCGCAAGCCCACCGGTGGCCTGTACGGCATCGTCTGGGTGGGCGTCGGACTGTCGGTGTTCCAGCAGTTCGTCGGCATCAACGTGATCTTCTACTACTCGGTGGTGCTGTGGCAGGCCGTCGGCTTCGACGAGAGCCAGTCCTTCACCATCACCGTGATCACCTCGATCGTGAACATCGCGACGACGCTGATCGCCATCGCCCTGATCGACAAGATCGGCCGAAAGCCGTTGCTGCTGATCGGTTCCGCCGGCATGACGCTGTCGCTGGGCATCATGGCGATCATCTTCGGGTTCTTCGCCGAGACCGGCGCCGACGGCCACGTCAGCCTGCCCGGCGCGGCGGGAACCATCGCCCTGGTCGCGGCGAACCTGTTCGTGGTCGCGTTCGGCATGTCGTGGGGCCCGGTGGTGTGGGTGCTGCTCGGCGAGATGTTCCCGAACCGCATCCGCGCCGCGGCCCTGGGCCTGGCGGCGTCCGCGCAGTGGGTGTCCAACGCCATCATCACCACGACGTTCCCGGGTCTGCGCGACTTCCTCGGCGGCGCCTACGGTTTCTACGCGATCTGCGCGGCGTTGTCGTTCGTCTTCGTGTGGAAGTTCGTTCGTGAGACCAAGGGCAAGAACCTGGAGGACATGCACGCCGAGATCATGAAGGATTGA
- a CDS encoding 1-acyl-sn-glycerol-3-phosphate acyltransferase, protein MDGARVFRRVGAEYVRRYHRLDIEIEAPAPSEPALFVVNHGFGAAFDLNVFAFGAAIERLNLDRPVTVLSHQLGWQFGLGPVLEYVGAQPASPESVRRAFAQGHHVAVFPGGDIDGFKSWRDRNRIKFGGRTGFAREAIDNGAPIVPIVTAGAGDSLLVLSSGEGLARAAQLDKLFRLKALPVTLSLPWGLSVGAVGFLPYLPLPTKLRTRVLPALTAASGEHPVAFAARVESAMQRALDELSGAGQAGS, encoded by the coding sequence GTGGACGGCGCCCGGGTATTCCGACGTGTGGGCGCCGAGTACGTCCGGCGCTACCACCGGCTCGACATCGAGATCGAGGCCCCGGCGCCGTCGGAGCCGGCGCTGTTCGTGGTCAACCACGGATTCGGCGCCGCGTTCGACCTCAACGTGTTCGCGTTCGGCGCGGCAATCGAGCGATTGAACCTGGACCGACCGGTCACCGTGCTGAGCCACCAGCTGGGGTGGCAGTTCGGGCTGGGCCCGGTGCTGGAGTACGTCGGCGCCCAGCCGGCCAGTCCGGAGAGTGTGCGGCGGGCGTTCGCCCAGGGCCATCACGTGGCGGTGTTCCCCGGCGGGGACATCGACGGTTTCAAGTCCTGGCGGGACCGCAATCGGATCAAGTTCGGCGGGCGCACCGGGTTCGCCCGGGAGGCCATCGACAACGGCGCGCCCATTGTGCCGATCGTGACCGCCGGGGCGGGGGATTCGCTGCTGGTGCTGTCCAGCGGCGAGGGTTTGGCCCGGGCCGCGCAGTTGGACAAACTGTTCCGGCTCAAGGCCCTTCCGGTCACCCTGTCGCTGCCGTGGGGCCTGAGCGTGGGGGCAGTCGGGTTCCTGCCGTACCTGCCATTGCCGACGAAGTTGCGAACCCGGGTGCTGCCGGCGCTGACCGCGGCGTCCGGGGAGCACCCGGTGGCGTTCGCCGCGCGGGTGGAGTCGGCGATGCAGCGGGCGCTGGACGAGCTGAGCGGCGCGGGTCAGGCGGGGTCGTGA
- a CDS encoding PE-PPE domain-containing protein produces MAALLAPVLAASTVLFVGGQATPDEPLTAGQLSTIVAPIYGNPTRTVEWKQNHPQPQGINEVVASLLVDSGNPTTFSGAATLGAPNRSLGLIGLSSGADSVRRIQRILEPAALAAAVPDQAVTFSYVADPHSPTGLRARFGVADTVTGSRFTTTYIHGEYDPWADFPDRPLNLVATANSVLALPYVHLPTGTGSADDPLTRLGEAEKDQIDDTTSVLRAPTKQLPLTRPMRDTLKALAPDAASKDDVDRLVNEVDKPLRAVVDAGYSRNDKTGGLVKGVRDLVAKVLRPKPTAATPQDHDPA; encoded by the coding sequence ATGGCGGCACTTCTGGCGCCCGTGCTGGCTGCCAGCACGGTTCTGTTCGTCGGCGGCCAGGCGACGCCCGACGAACCTCTGACCGCAGGGCAGCTGTCCACCATCGTCGCCCCGATCTATGGCAATCCGACGCGCACCGTCGAGTGGAAGCAGAACCACCCCCAGCCCCAGGGCATCAACGAGGTGGTCGCGAGCCTGCTCGTCGACTCGGGCAACCCCACCACCTTCAGCGGCGCGGCCACCCTCGGCGCGCCGAATCGCTCCCTCGGGCTGATCGGGCTCTCCTCGGGCGCCGACAGTGTGCGCAGAATCCAGCGCATCCTGGAGCCCGCGGCCCTCGCCGCGGCTGTGCCCGATCAGGCGGTGACCTTCAGCTATGTCGCCGACCCGCACAGTCCCACCGGCTTGCGGGCCCGGTTCGGCGTCGCCGACACGGTCACCGGCTCGCGATTCACCACCACCTACATCCACGGCGAGTACGACCCGTGGGCCGACTTCCCGGACCGGCCACTGAATCTGGTGGCCACGGCGAACTCGGTGCTGGCGCTGCCCTACGTGCATCTGCCGACCGGAACCGGCAGCGCCGACGACCCGCTGACCCGCCTCGGCGAGGCGGAGAAGGATCAGATCGACGACACCACGTCGGTCCTGCGGGCGCCCACCAAGCAACTCCCCCTCACCCGCCCGATGCGGGACACCCTGAAGGCCCTGGCGCCCGACGCCGCGTCCAAGGACGACGTCGATCGGCTGGTCAACGAGGTCGACAAGCCGCTGCGCGCCGTGGTCGACGCCGGCTACTCACGCAACGACAAGACCGGCGGTTTGGTCAAGGGCGTCCGAGACCTGGTCGCCAAGGTCCTGCGTCCCAAGCCGACCGCGGCAACACCGCAGGATCACGACCCCGCCTGA